In the Ruminococcus sp. OA3 genome, one interval contains:
- a CDS encoding NUDIX hydrolase gives MTTDNCLGSMQGYNCIMIFNKERTRLLMCKRTGDPYEGLYNLVGGKIEDGEDGFCAAYRELREETGIDREQTELFHMMDFTYYNQLNYVEVYVGILKENVDICSEKHPLVWMGLDENFFDGNRFAGEGNIGHMLEQVKQFGVGMEDRNAVVYSD, from the coding sequence ATGACTACTGATAATTGTCTTGGCAGTATGCAGGGGTACAACTGTATTATGATTTTCAATAAGGAGCGCACAAGGCTCCTGATGTGTAAAAGGACAGGTGATCCATATGAAGGGCTTTATAACCTTGTAGGAGGCAAGATAGAGGATGGAGAGGATGGCTTTTGTGCAGCGTACCGCGAATTGCGGGAGGAGACCGGTATTGATCGCGAACAGACAGAGCTGTTTCATATGATGGATTTCACTTATTATAATCAGCTGAATTATGTAGAGGTATATGTGGGAATCCTGAAAGAAAATGTGGACATCTGCAGTGAAAAGCATCCTCTCGTGTGGATGGGACTGGACGAGAACTTTTTTGACGGTAATAGATTCGCCGGCGAGGGAAATATTGGGCATATGCTGGAACAGGTAAAGCAGTTTGGCGTAGGGATGGAAGACAGGAA
- a CDS encoding plasmid pRiA4b ORF-3 family protein, protein MKAYQLKVGIKNAKPPVWRRVVVPAGITFSQLSIILNQTMGWSGYHLFRFEMRNSFAMIQEDDEDFTESMLSNDEYCLDASETFIDTLVEQEDWFTYYYDFGDDWRHKITVEAVLPDYEKSAPCVLKYKGNCPIEDSGGLYGYYECLDIMNDPQHPQHDEMQEWAREQGYESYDMDAVNKEFKANFHVIYGEGENRFQEEIYEAMAEGETGLLVTRNPKDTKRPKPDWNHQEESLAEVFECYQLHDILDIARMHGLKVELPKGRDDLIACTVSHILRPEIMCRFFLCLRDDEISAYEAAIQVKGPYEADDPDVFERLQCAGYCGVLDGDYIMVPDDAAGAYGMLKAEGILKERVRRSFLLDCLQAAGYLYGVAELKAIASIYNQNCDDRISEQDITDTYEQLPDGYKDFILSDALYIQKPLYADATYKRLWEIQDGKEYYIPTRREICDIVVHGYLPHGEGICKFVEYLMTEKELPGIDAEFIGARVQWEICSGCSVREIFDFIEEHAVQIESNEELQELADVLMLLWNDTRMIVNRGAKPGELLKGQSRERKSSSGSKIVDFKDWKGDRHDY, encoded by the coding sequence ATGAAAGCTTATCAGTTAAAGGTTGGAATCAAGAATGCTAAGCCGCCTGTCTGGCGGAGAGTCGTTGTGCCGGCGGGAATTACATTCTCTCAGCTCAGCATTATATTGAACCAGACGATGGGATGGTCGGGGTATCATCTGTTTCGTTTTGAAATGAGAAACTCTTTTGCCATGATTCAGGAGGATGACGAAGATTTTACAGAATCAATGCTGTCGAATGATGAGTATTGCCTGGATGCGTCGGAGACGTTTATAGATACATTGGTTGAGCAGGAGGACTGGTTTACCTATTATTATGATTTTGGGGACGACTGGAGGCATAAGATTACAGTGGAGGCTGTACTTCCTGACTATGAAAAAAGTGCTCCGTGTGTACTGAAATACAAAGGCAATTGCCCGATCGAGGACAGCGGCGGTCTGTACGGCTATTACGAATGCCTTGATATTATGAATGATCCCCAGCATCCGCAGCATGATGAAATGCAGGAATGGGCACGGGAGCAGGGATATGAATCGTATGATATGGACGCTGTGAACAAAGAGTTTAAAGCTAATTTCCATGTGATTTATGGCGAGGGAGAAAACAGATTTCAGGAAGAAATATATGAGGCCATGGCAGAAGGAGAAACAGGCCTGCTGGTCACCCGTAATCCGAAGGATACAAAACGCCCCAAACCAGACTGGAATCATCAGGAAGAGTCTCTGGCGGAGGTATTTGAGTGTTATCAGCTGCATGATATTCTGGATATCGCTCGAATGCATGGATTAAAGGTGGAACTGCCGAAGGGGCGGGATGATCTGATAGCCTGTACGGTTTCTCATATTCTCAGGCCTGAGATTATGTGCCGGTTTTTCCTTTGCCTCCGTGATGATGAGATATCTGCATATGAGGCTGCGATTCAGGTGAAGGGTCCGTATGAGGCAGATGATCCGGATGTTTTTGAACGTCTGCAGTGTGCGGGATACTGCGGCGTCCTGGATGGTGATTACATTATGGTGCCGGATGATGCGGCGGGGGCTTACGGGATGCTGAAAGCAGAGGGTATTTTAAAAGAGCGCGTTCGCAGAAGCTTCCTGCTGGACTGTCTGCAAGCTGCCGGCTATCTGTACGGTGTAGCCGAGTTAAAAGCCATTGCGAGCATCTATAACCAGAACTGTGATGACCGGATTTCTGAACAGGATATTACAGATACTTATGAACAACTGCCGGATGGATACAAAGATTTTATACTTTCTGACGCCCTTTATATCCAGAAGCCGCTGTATGCCGATGCTACATATAAGAGGCTGTGGGAGATTCAGGATGGCAAAGAATACTATATTCCAACCAGAAGAGAGATATGCGATATCGTGGTACATGGCTATCTGCCGCATGGGGAGGGGATCTGTAAATTTGTAGAATACCTGATGACTGAAAAAGAACTCCCGGGCATCGATGCTGAGTTTATTGGGGCAAGGGTGCAGTGGGAGATTTGTTCAGGCTGCAGTGTGCGGGAGATTTTTGATTTTATTGAGGAACATGCAGTTCAGATAGAGAGTAATGAAGAACTGCAGGAACTTGCGGATGTTCTGATGCTGTTATGGAATGATACCAGGATGATCGTAAACAGAGGGGCAAAGCCGGGTGAACTGCTAAAAGGTCAGAGCAGAGAAAGGAAGAGTTCATCCGGAAGCAAGATCGTTGATTTTAAGGACTGGAAAGGAGATCGGCATGACTACTGA
- a CDS encoding TasA family protein: MSKKKKIALLVTSLALVATLLIGGTLAYFTDSDEAANVITLGKVDGTLTETGEEDREDGTTGKDYENVKPGQELEKDPTLTLAGDSEDAYARFHVTFTGLTDTQVSELKFYKGTEEVKFDGNGYFYVQDIMKANDTFVLFDKVVIPTSWGNEMAEKTFNINVVVELIQADNFTPGTDANGNIDSWGTVTIEKFNG, translated from the coding sequence ATGAGTAAGAAGAAAAAAATAGCGCTGCTGGTAACCTCTCTTGCACTGGTTGCTACATTACTGATCGGCGGAACGCTGGCATACTTCACAGATTCTGATGAAGCGGCGAATGTTATCACACTTGGCAAAGTAGACGGTACACTGACTGAGACAGGTGAAGAAGACAGAGAAGACGGTACTACCGGTAAAGACTATGAAAATGTGAAACCGGGCCAGGAACTGGAAAAAGATCCTACCCTGACATTAGCAGGCGATTCTGAAGATGCCTATGCACGATTCCATGTGACATTTACAGGCCTTACAGATACACAGGTCAGTGAACTGAAATTCTACAAAGGTACTGAGGAAGTGAAGTTTGACGGAAACGGTTATTTCTATGTACAGGATATCATGAAAGCAAACGATACATTTGTCCTGTTTGATAAAGTCGTAATTCCGACTTCCTGGGGCAATGAAATGGCAGAAAAGACATTCAACATTAACGTGGTTGTAGAGCTCATTCAGGCTGACAACTTTACACCAGGCACAGATGCCAACGGCAATATCGATAGCTGGGGAACTGTTACGATTGAGAAGTTTAATGGCTGA
- a CDS encoding SipW-dependent-type signal peptide-containing protein, which yields MANKKFRNTLIALSLVAVVGIGGTLAYLTHITNTETNTFTMGKGITGETDEPNWDEEEAQNFTPGKVIAKDPLIRNLSDESTDPVFAAATIQYQVKNEADEWVDTTYAELDKFINIKSGAPLADGFNTADWKMAKDNTIAYYTKEKVAPDGGETTRIFDAVEIDQLALTPDQIASAALTDGSPIQFDVTKYEVKDAEGNVTSYTYTDYKMQDFQIIITGYLVQGSDEFADCETAMKTAFPSIFN from the coding sequence ATGGCAAACAAAAAATTTAGAAATACCCTGATTGCTCTGTCCCTGGTAGCGGTTGTGGGAATTGGCGGAACGCTTGCATATCTGACGCACATTACAAATACAGAGACAAACACCTTTACAATGGGCAAGGGTATCACCGGTGAGACAGACGAACCGAATTGGGATGAAGAAGAAGCTCAGAATTTCACACCGGGTAAAGTGATTGCAAAGGACCCGTTGATCAGAAACCTTTCTGATGAAAGCACAGACCCGGTATTTGCAGCGGCGACGATTCAGTATCAGGTGAAGAATGAAGCGGATGAGTGGGTTGATACTACATACGCTGAGTTAGATAAATTTATCAATATTAAATCCGGTGCTCCATTGGCAGATGGTTTCAATACAGCAGACTGGAAAATGGCAAAAGATAATACGATTGCTTACTACACAAAGGAAAAAGTAGCACCGGACGGCGGTGAGACTACCAGAATCTTTGATGCGGTGGAAATCGATCAGCTGGCACTGACACCGGACCAGATTGCAAGTGCAGCATTGACAGACGGCAGCCCGATACAGTTTGATGTTACCAAATACGAAGTAAAAGATGCTGAAGGAAATGTAACAAGCTACACATACACAGATTATAAAATGCAGGATTTCCAGATCATCATCACAGGCTATCTCGTACAGGGATCCGATGAATTTGCTGATTGCGAGACGGCAATGAAGACAGCATTCCCAAGCATTTTTAACTAA
- a CDS encoding SipW-dependent-type signal peptide-containing protein produces MANKKRIATTIGAMALTAVLAVGGTLAYLSSVTETEKNVFTSSKSITTELTEEFDPEVAGSYTPGQVITKAPTMSNTSDSNESIWVAVSLDYTNGADSITYEEFKQYAEVQGLDTTGWEKIGTAADGQELYAFKTVLAPGADTSAIFSSVKVNAGIQKVWKYGTEGEIVYTMDEDGNLIDVKDNTELVDEVTYYNAKGEEINPEEAEAGLPTYTIEVKGYAVQASDVNYDLAKTELTKLANSALGVVFQ; encoded by the coding sequence ATGGCAAACAAAAAGAGAATCGCAACAACAATCGGTGCAATGGCACTTACGGCTGTTCTGGCAGTTGGGGGAACACTGGCTTATCTGTCAAGCGTGACGGAGACGGAAAAGAACGTATTTACAAGTTCGAAATCCATTACGACGGAGTTGACTGAGGAGTTTGATCCTGAAGTGGCTGGCAGCTATACGCCGGGTCAGGTAATCACAAAAGCACCGACAATGTCAAACACCAGTGACTCTAATGAATCCATCTGGGTTGCAGTTTCGCTGGACTATACAAATGGTGCAGACAGTATAACTTATGAAGAGTTTAAACAGTATGCAGAGGTTCAGGGACTGGATACAACAGGTTGGGAAAAAATCGGTACAGCAGCTGATGGTCAGGAATTATATGCATTTAAAACTGTATTAGCGCCAGGCGCTGATACCAGTGCAATCTTCTCATCTGTAAAAGTAAATGCAGGTATTCAGAAAGTATGGAAATACGGTACAGAAGGCGAAATTGTTTATACAATGGATGAAGATGGTAACTTGATTGACGTAAAGGATAATACGGAATTAGTTGACGAGGTTACTTATTATAATGCAAAGGGTGAAGAGATTAATCCTGAAGAGGCTGAAGCAGGACTTCCGACTTACACGATCGAAGTAAAAGGTTACGCTGTTCAGGCATCCGATGTGAATTATGATCTTGCCAAGACGGAACTCACCAAGCTCGCTAACAGCGCGTTGGGCGTTGTCTTTCAGTAA
- a CDS encoding SipW-dependent-type signal peptide-containing protein, whose protein sequence is MINKNKKAKVITALAVVTALGIGGTLAYLHQVTETATNVFASDKSIDLELREPDWDGYEFGEDGFQYGAGVDEADKDNMELGFNLAQRYTPGTDIPKDPQVKNTSKDEPIYTALKVQYFKVDGSTETQVTYDDFKTAYLKETGIEFHTDAWVQIDGGTGKDQIYMYGSGEGATELAVNGITTPALFGEVPLSLDLEAGEKGLLPKFNIKVTAYAIQSTNVDAADAKDLMLNFINGQN, encoded by the coding sequence ATGATTAATAAAAATAAAAAAGCAAAAGTTATCACAGCACTTGCTGTTGTTACTGCTTTAGGAATCGGCGGAACACTTGCTTACCTGCATCAGGTTACGGAAACGGCAACAAATGTATTTGCTTCTGATAAAAGTATTGATCTGGAACTGAGAGAACCTGACTGGGATGGATATGAATTTGGGGAAGACGGTTTCCAGTATGGCGCAGGAGTGGATGAGGCTGATAAGGATAACATGGAATTAGGCTTTAACCTGGCTCAAAGATATACGCCGGGAACGGATATTCCAAAGGATCCACAGGTTAAGAATACAAGTAAAGATGAACCAATTTACACAGCTCTTAAAGTTCAGTATTTTAAGGTAGATGGAAGCACCGAAACACAGGTAACATATGATGATTTCAAAACTGCTTATCTGAAGGAAACAGGGATTGAATTTCATACAGATGCCTGGGTACAGATTGATGGCGGTACAGGAAAGGACCAGATTTATATGTATGGCAGCGGTGAAGGAGCCACTGAACTGGCTGTTAACGGAATTACAACTCCGGCATTGTTTGGGGAGGTTCCATTAAGCCTGGACCTGGAAGCAGGCGAGAAGGGGCTGTTACCAAAATTCAATATCAAAGTTACGGCTTATGCAATTCAGTCTACAAATGTAGATGCAGCAGACGCAAAAGACCTGATGTTAAACTTTATCAACGGTCAGAACTAA
- a CDS encoding signal peptidase I has product MRKVYKAVTTILLVALIALVAALFLPRVFGLQPLAVLSGSMEPTYHVGSLIYVQDVEPADIEVGDPMTYTIGEGTMVTHRVVEKDEENQTFQTKGDANDNVDGGTIAYAAVVGKPAFSIPLLGYVAVYAATRTGMILMITAILVVLILTFLPDMLMGKDEKKDGGAK; this is encoded by the coding sequence ATGAGAAAGGTATATAAAGCAGTTACAACCATTTTACTTGTGGCATTGATTGCGTTAGTGGCGGCGTTGTTTCTGCCAAGGGTATTTGGCCTTCAGCCGTTGGCGGTACTGAGCGGCAGTATGGAGCCGACGTACCATGTGGGGAGTCTGATCTATGTACAGGACGTGGAACCTGCAGATATTGAAGTGGGTGATCCAATGACATATACGATTGGTGAGGGAACAATGGTCACTCACCGTGTGGTAGAAAAAGATGAAGAAAATCAGACATTTCAAACCAAAGGCGATGCCAATGACAATGTAGACGGCGGGACGATCGCATACGCGGCAGTAGTTGGAAAACCGGCTTTTAGTATTCCGCTTTTAGGATATGTTGCTGTGTATGCTGCTACAAGAACCGGAATGATCCTTATGATAACGGCAATTTTGGTAGTGCTGATCCTGACCTTCCTGCCGGATATGCTGATGGGCAAGGATGAAAAAAAAGACGGAGGTGCAAAATGA